A region of Bacillus cabrialesii DNA encodes the following proteins:
- a CDS encoding PH domain-containing protein, whose amino-acid sequence MREQPKNQISPDGLKVWRLQEIIVSAVCLLIVIAVAVLSYYFHWPYWISGVLGAVWLLGSIVTVFIIPKIRHKVWRYEVHEHEIDIQSGIFVVTRVIVPMVRVQHVDTSQGPLLKKYNLATVKISTAATVHSIPALEMEEADRLRDSISRLARVTDDDV is encoded by the coding sequence TTGAGAGAGCAGCCAAAAAACCAAATCAGTCCAGACGGATTAAAGGTTTGGCGACTTCAAGAGATCATTGTATCCGCTGTCTGCTTGCTTATTGTCATAGCAGTTGCAGTGTTAAGCTATTATTTTCATTGGCCGTACTGGATCAGCGGCGTGCTCGGCGCGGTTTGGCTGCTGGGTTCGATTGTGACAGTCTTTATCATTCCAAAGATCCGTCATAAAGTATGGCGCTATGAAGTCCATGAACATGAAATAGACATTCAGTCAGGTATTTTTGTGGTAACGCGTGTGATTGTTCCGATGGTCAGGGTTCAGCACGTCGATACGTCACAAGGGCCATTATTGAAAAAGTACAACCTGGCAACCGTGAAAATTTCCACGGCCGCGACTGTTCATTCGATCCCTGCTCTAGAGATGGAGGAAGCGGATCGGCTGAGAGACTCCATATCGCGTCTGGCAAGGGTGACTGACGATGATGTCTGA
- a CDS encoding PH domain-containing protein, with protein MMSEPKRLHPAAVILNLCHTIIQTIKNIILPFFFVYIVNSNNTVRFYGAIALGVLFIWLVAASIIKWRRFTYRIEDDEFRIEEGLFVSKKRYISIERIQTMNTSAGVVQQIFKLVKLQIETAGGGKEAEAVLSAISVEEAERIKEAVFKKKAQRRESEHAEAWPEAEQEQIQAVEPQEHYRMNAKELLIAASTSGGIGVIISAVFALISQLDEILPMDWFFDKFSFLKHASIGIYSVLIFIGLFIAWIFSIAGMMFKYANFQIIKKEQELVISRGIIEKHQVTIPLRKIQAIKIKENIIRQLFGFVTVSIVSAGGGDREKEEGALTILFPMIHKKKLPHMLRTFTPEYTLEENVRRLPRRALKRYLFRSVIFSIFLIIPLCIFFQPWGYLSIILLPAELIFGYLAYKDAGWTINGDRLQLTSRFISRTTGIVLNRRMQVCKFNQSYFQKKGRLYTISTSVKSSSLMEELSVRDVGEEDAGFILNWYSYEKADG; from the coding sequence ATGATGTCTGAACCGAAACGCCTGCACCCGGCGGCAGTCATTTTGAACTTATGCCATACCATTATTCAAACGATAAAAAATATTATTCTGCCATTCTTTTTTGTGTATATCGTCAATTCGAACAACACGGTCCGTTTTTACGGGGCTATTGCGCTCGGTGTGCTGTTCATCTGGCTTGTAGCCGCGAGTATCATCAAATGGAGACGGTTTACCTATCGAATTGAAGATGATGAATTTAGAATCGAAGAAGGCTTGTTTGTGTCGAAAAAGCGATATATATCGATTGAGCGGATTCAAACGATGAATACGAGCGCGGGTGTGGTCCAGCAAATCTTTAAGCTTGTGAAGCTGCAAATTGAAACGGCAGGCGGAGGCAAGGAGGCGGAAGCTGTTCTTTCTGCTATTTCTGTTGAAGAAGCCGAACGCATCAAGGAAGCCGTCTTTAAGAAAAAAGCGCAAAGACGCGAAAGTGAGCACGCTGAAGCTTGGCCTGAAGCTGAGCAGGAGCAGATTCAGGCCGTTGAGCCGCAAGAGCACTATCGCATGAACGCGAAAGAATTACTGATAGCCGCTTCTACCTCCGGCGGAATCGGAGTGATTATCTCCGCTGTTTTCGCGCTTATTTCACAGCTTGATGAAATTCTGCCGATGGATTGGTTTTTTGATAAATTTTCCTTCCTCAAGCACGCCAGCATCGGCATTTACTCGGTACTCATTTTTATCGGTTTATTTATCGCCTGGATTTTCAGCATCGCCGGAATGATGTTTAAATACGCGAACTTTCAAATCATAAAAAAAGAGCAGGAATTGGTGATTTCAAGGGGAATTATTGAAAAACACCAAGTCACAATTCCGCTCCGGAAAATACAAGCCATTAAAATAAAAGAAAACATCATCCGCCAGCTTTTCGGCTTTGTGACGGTGTCCATCGTCAGCGCGGGCGGCGGTGACCGGGAAAAAGAAGAAGGCGCTTTGACCATTCTCTTTCCGATGATTCATAAAAAAAAGCTTCCGCACATGCTCCGGACTTTTACACCGGAATACACGTTGGAAGAAAACGTCCGCCGCCTGCCGCGGCGCGCGTTAAAACGCTATTTATTTCGTTCCGTCATTTTTTCAATCTTTTTGATCATTCCGTTATGTATCTTCTTTCAGCCATGGGGCTATCTGTCGATCATCCTGCTGCCGGCTGAATTGATCTTCGGCTACCTCGCATATAAGGATGCAGGATGGACGATCAACGGGGACCGTCTTCAATTGACGTCCAGATTTATCAGCAGAACAACGGGAATTGTGTTAAATAGACGAATGCAGGTTTGCAAGTTCAACCAATCTTACTTTCAAAAGAAGGGCCGTCTTTATACCATTTCTACCTCGGTAAAATCGTCGAGCCTTATGGAAGAATTATCGGTGAGGGATGTAGGTGAAGAGGACGCGGGCTTCATTTTAAATTGGTACTCATATGAAAAAGCGGACGGTTAA